TTGAGCGCCGCGCGCCAGGTGGATTTGACGATCTCCTCAACGTCGTGCTCCGGCGCGACGAGGATATCACTAGGGGCGCGGTTCTGCGGGCCGAGCGGCGTCGCGGACTTCCAGCAGGTGTTCCAGAATGTGACGAGCGGCCACAGCGCCACGAGTCTGCCGTCGCGCCTCCCTACGACACAGTGGAGCTTGCGTCGGGTGTCAGCGTCTTCCGCCTGAAAACTGCTATAGCAAAATGCGAAGGTCTGGAAATATTCGCCTTCAGCGCGCCGCCAGAGATCGTCCCACTCGGGGCGAAGCGCACGGAAGCCGTCAATATCGCGAACAACTTCGAATGCTATGGGATTCATTGCCATCGGTGTTCTCCTGAGAGACGTCGGCAGGCGGTGGCATCAGCGAGAGGCACCTTCTAGAGCGGCCGCAACACTGAATGTAGTGCACGTAAGCGAAGAGAAATTACCTTTTCTTTTCCGATGCGTCTATGCGTGGAAGCGTACCGGTTGCGCAATTGGCATACTGATCAACGTCAGGTCAGAACCAAGCTGTCATGCCCAGCCGGTGCAAGCGGAATTCGGGTAGCGAATGTCTGCACTAATGTGTCAAAAGTCTACGCCAACTGCGACCATGGCGACGCAATGTGAGCGTGAAAAGAATCTGACCGCCGATCGCACTGGTTCGTGGTGCTTGTCTTCTCAAGCGCACATCGCAGCCGCGACTTGGCCACCCGCAAGGGCTTCATCGCGCTACTCATGCGGACGCCGTTGACTGCCGCCGAGTTCCCGAGCCGCTCTGCCGACCCCCCATCTACGTGCGCTTGCGCACAGACCGGACTACTGGCTCAAGAGAATTTATCGTTTGGTCTGACGGGCCCATCTTCGGCCGGTCATGGCCGGGTGAATAGGACCTCGCGCACCTGAGCGCATCGTCCAAAGTCCCGCGGCCGACGCACGCATCGGCAAGCCGCGCACGATTCGTATTGGAGGGTTTGATGAAGATGGCATACCGCCCGGATATCGACGCCCTTCGAGCCGTGGCCGTTCTGGCAGTCGTCATATTCCATCTCGAGCGCGACGTGTGCCCCGGCGGATTTGTCGGGGTGGACGTTTTTTTCGTAATCTCCGGCTATTTGATTACCGGACAGATTTATCAAGGACTGGCTGCCAAAGACTTCACGCTCGGCGGTTTCTATAGAAGGCGCGTCAACCGTCTGTTGCCGGCGCTGCTTGTGATGCTTGCCGTAGTGTTCTTCGCGGGGTTGATCCTTCTTTCTGCCTTCGACCTGACACGTCTCGCCAAAACGGCACTCCTGTCGGCGACAGGTTTTTCGAACGTTTATTTATGGAAAGAGTACGGGAATTACTTTTACAGCGGCAGCGCGGAAGCCCCATTGCTTCACACCTGGTCGCTAGCCGTCGAGGAGCAGTTCTACTTGATCTGGCCGCTCGTGTTGATGGGGCTCTGCCGCCTCCCAAAGCGTTGGCTGATTCCCGTGTTGAGCGCGGCGCTATTACTGTTCATTGCATTGTCGGAGTCCAGCGTTCGTTACGCGACAAGCGCAGCTTACTTTCTGCTGCCAAGCCGCTTCTTTGAACCGTTGACCGGTGCTCTGCTCGCCGTCATCGTCGCAAACCTCGAAGGCCGCCGATTTAACGCGTCCCTCTCGAGTGCGTGCGGCATAGTCGGCTTGCTAATGATTGCATGGTCGTGCCTCATGTTGACCGAGGCGACGCTTTTCCCCGGCCTTAACGCGCTGCCGTCCACGGTTGGCACTGCTTTGGTGATCATTGGCGGACTAAACCGCAATAGCGCGTCGTTCAGGATGCTAGCCATAAAGCCGCTCGTATTTATTGGTGTGATGTCTTATTCAATCTACCTGTGGCACTGGCCGATCATCGCCTACCTGACGTATTACGGCGTCAAGCTTGGCACGACGGGTTCCCTGGCCGTTCTCGCGTGCACCCTGGTGCTCGGCTGGGCGTCGTGGCGCTTCATCGAAGTGCCGTTCCGGCGCTCAGGAAGCCGGCTGCCACCGCGCGCGTTTTTTGCCAGGCGTTATGCCACGCCAGTTCTCGGGCTGCTGGCAGTGATGGCAGTCTGCATGAAGTTCGACGGGTTTCCTCAGCGCTGGGACCAGCAGGTGCTGGTGTTCGACGGCATCGTGTCGACCAAGCCAAACGAGATTCGCGCGGGATGCCACGTGTCGACGCAGCAATACCGGACCCTGCCCAACGACTCGTGTGTGCTCGGCGCCAGATCCAGAAAAGTGGAGGGTTTATTGATCGGAGATTCGTACGCGAATCACTTTACCGGCATGATCGACATTCTGGCCGCGCACGACGGCATAGCGCTTCAAGACTACACAATGGATGGGTGCGAACCGATCATTGGCTTTTCCAATCTCAGACAGGCCTCCTATGCAGATAAATGCAGGTCACGAACTGCGTTCGATTATCGTCTGATTGGCAACCACCACTACAAATACGTGATTCTCGCTGCGCACTGGCCGCAGGACGAGAATGGCATCGTCGCGAAAGCGATGACGCGATCTGTCGACTTGGTGCTGGCCTCCGGATCGAAGCTTGTCATCGTGCTCAGTAATCAGACGATTCGGGACGCGGCAACATGCCCCGTGCGAAAGCTGATGTACGCGTCAGATCGAAATTGCGCGGTGCGCGACCTCCCCGATGCACCGAGCTATCTGCGCGATATCCAGAAGAGTCACCCGGAGATCACGTTCATCGATCCTAACGCCGTGATCTGTGACGGCAAGCAATGTAGCCCGATCGTGGGCAACGTACCTCTCTATCGGGACGACGGGCACCTTAACGATGTCGGTTCTCGCCTGATAGGCACCCTGCTGCTTCAGCGGGGGGTCTCTTTGCTTCACCCGGGTGCGACCGGACATGCGACGAAGGCTGCAAATGGGGCAACTTGAAACTGCCAGTGCGAAGTCGCATCAATGGAGTTGGCACAGCGCGGCGCTTCAGGGCTGAGGCCGTCGTTCAAAACCGCCAAGAAAAAACGACGCCTCACGTGGCGGCACATTGCGTTTCGCTCGAAAGAACGCTTGAAAGGATGCTGGCGACCTTCGGCGATGAAATCTTCGCGAAAACGTTCATGCACTGCCAACCAAAGCACGCGAGACTGTAATCCGAGACGTCGGGATCACGAACAGATCAAGGTCCGCCGCAAATCGGGGGAAGCTCATATCAGAAGATGACATGTCGCGACCGTCAGGTTCGCAATGCGGATTTCCGAACTTGGCGCCGCTGATGCAAACATGCCCAATGAGAACATTTCGGGCGAATGTTGTTATTTACGCCTCGAGCTAAGAGAAGCGTCTTTCGCTTCGCTGCAATGTTTTCACCCTATTTTTTCTCACGCGTGCGCGCTTTGGGGACCTACATGCAGCGCGATGAGCCGCTGCATCCGGGCTCACATAAAAAGCGAGTTCAGCTTTCCAAGCCTATTTGACCCCATGCCTGCGCATGGGCGCCAACATCCTGTTTCGTGCCCGAAGATGGCGCTCGAATTAAATCTGTAACCGTCCGAAGCATCCATTTAATTTGCGGATTCTGCCATCGCTAGCTACTCCAATTCCTCTGATGTTAATTAGCCTTACTGACGGAATGGATGTATCTATTGCGCATAATCATTTAATTTTTTTTGAAGGCTCGAAACGGACCTGGATTTATATGTGAAGAATACACAGCGCTCCGTTCCACGGGGAGTTCACGCGAACCGGCCCTTAAACGCCACGCCCTAGTCTAATTCCGCCAGTTACGCTTGGTTACGAAATGATAAGGGTTTCCACTTGAGCCATTTTGTCAGATCGTTATCATTCGCGAAACGTCAAATCGGCTAAACGGCGCGTCTGCTTCTCAGACACGTCGTCCGCCATCTTGCGTTCTTTCGGACGGTAGTAATCAACTTGTTAATTCAATAATTGTCCGACTCCCGCGCGCTGCATACGTACGTTTGCTTGCGCAGGATGGTGCTCGTCCGCGATTTTTGCGGACTTCATATCGATCCGCTAACCGGCCATCGACCATTTTTATCCCGCGAACATTTGTTCGCCTAGCTGCCCGGTATACGGGCTTAGATAAATGACCTCTTTGATCAAACGATACGCCAACGCCGACCTCCTATCTCTCGACCAACTCACCACCCGCCGCAAATTCCTGACAGGATTCGCCCTCACCGCCGGCTCGGTTATGCTCGCCGGCTGCGGGGGCGGCGGTGACGGCACCAGCAGCAGCCCTAGCTCAGTTGCCGACGCCGCAGTCAACGCGGCGATCACTCCTCCCACCACCATCGTCAACGCGTCCAGCTTCGGCGTGAAGGCTGATGGCACCACGAATGACCGCGTCGCGCTGCAAAATGCGATCAACGGTTCAGTAGGCAAGATTCTCCTCATCAGCGGTCAAGTCCGTATCGACGTCACGGGTGTCGCTCTGCTGACAAACAGCTACATTCGCTTTGCATCGGGTGCATCGATCAAATTGCTGCCCCACAATTCAACGTTTTATCAGGTCATGCGGATTTGGGACGTTCAGAATGTGACGGTCCAGAACGCGTACATCGACGGCAGCAAGGAGCTGAACTCGGCCACGCCTAACGCGAATAGCGGCGGCGGCGGCATGGGCATATCGATTTGCGGTGCATCGAATGTCACGCTTACCTCGCCGACCACCATCGACACTTGGGGCGATGGCATCTACATCGCGAATTCGTACTCGTCGGCAGCGACGGTGACCAGCAACGTGACCGTGTCGAATCACATCTCTAACGGCGTCCGCCGTAACGGCGCGACCATCATCAGCGGCAGCGGCATTACGTTCACGAACCCGGTGTGGGAAAACTGCTCCGGCACAATGCCGTCCGCAGGTCTCGATATCGAGCCGAACTCGAATGCGGACGTTCTTTCGAACATAAAGATCGTGACCCCGACGACTACCAACTGTCACTTCGGTATCAACATCTACCTGGCAAACCTGCCTGGCGCCGTTGCAAAGAACGTTTCCATCGCCATTTCGAATCACACCGACAACGCCGCGAACGATGCGGGCTTTTACGTCAGCGGCTTAACGCTGAACGGCCATACGGTTTCTGGCCTGATTACGAGCGCATCGCCGACCTTCGTTGGATCGAAATCCGGATATCGCCTCGCCGCTTGGGATATGGCAGGCCCATCGGTTGAAGTAACAAACGTCACGACGCGTGCGTAATGACGTAACAGCCGCGCGCGATTGGTCCATTCGGACTGTCGCGCGATTCTGGCCCGCCCATGCCCCCGACCACTCCGTTTCCGGTGCCCAGCGGGCATGGGCTTTGCCACTTCAATAGTTGATTTCATCGGTCTGTGAGCGTCAGCAAATCTTGCTTGCGTCGCCAAAAGCATCATTTTTCTCGCCGTTTTATGTGCGATATCCCACATAAGGGCGTGCTAAGATAAATACGTATATTCGCTTTTGTATGATCGATGCAGATGACTTGACGGGCACCGGCCAGACGCGAACCAGATGCACAGGTCGTGTTTCCACACGAGGATCGGCAGATGAAATTGCTTAATGTCATCGGCACGGTGATTTTTCTTGGTGTTGTGGCGCTGGCACTAATAGCTGTGCTGGATGTAGTTTTCTTGCGTCGAGAGAAAAAAAGGATCCACAAGCCAGGTCGCAGATTCCTTGTAAAACGTAGCTCCAAGGTGCGGCCTAACTCCCGCGCGCCCCGCGAAAGAGCCTTCACTTTCAAAAAGCCCGATCGTTAGCCGTGAGCACCGCGCGCTGTAACGCCATGGGCGCCACATTGTTTCGCTTTCATTCCTCTGTCTAGCGCTGGACCTGCCCGTTCTCCCGTGCTCTGCCGCATATTGGTTTTATCACGCATAGTTCGAAGCGCTTTACTCCTTCCTTGCAATCTTCCGCACTCGCTCCCGAATCGCCTGGATAAATCTGCGGCTCCTGCCTGGTGATTGAGGCGGAATACTTTGGTATGTGCGATCGCGAACGGTGCACCAACGCGGCGTGCAGGAAGCTGCACCGTGGGCCTGCTGCTGCACTGCGCTTCGTAACGCCAAGATCAGGCGAGGTTGATTTAATCCGCGACGCTTTTCGCAGACCGACAGACAGAATGCTTCGAATCGTACCGGTAACGAACGCTTTCGATTTACCCCCTCCCGCCCGTCTCAAAAGGCGATACGACGCGTAAGCGTCACGCGGAGCCCGTGGGGAAAATCGCTGCCGTCTCCAGCGCGCATTCGATTTTCGGTGAGCCGTGCTGGCTAGAGGCCCCAACGGGTGGAAACCTGGGATTTGCCGAGACCTGACGGCTTCGGCGGGTTATCTCGTGAAGCACTTCGAGGTCGAGCCCACCTCAAACCCGCTAATCACCAGGCGGCATGTGCACACGAGACTGCTCATGACAAATTTTCTTCGATTCAGCTTCCTGTTTGTCGCGCTATTGCTCTCGACACTGGCGAGTCACGGTGCCTATGTTCAGATGGCCGGCACCCTGCTGGTCGGCGCGTACTGTCTTTGCATGCCCGACACGCGGAAGACGCTGTTCGATCGAGTAAATGTCTTGCGGGTGCTGTCGGCACTCATTGTCATCACCGCGTGCTTTCTCTATTACCTGTTCTTTCCAGCGCCAAACGGAGCCCCTGAACTGGAAAAGTCCGCATTCAACAATTATCTTTTTCTTGTACTCGTGACGGTCTTCGTGGCGTGTCTCTGCTCGCTCGTCCTCAAGCGACTGAGTGAACTGACGCTTGTGCTGGCGGCTTTACTGGTGTTCAACGACCTGATTTTGTTTGCGCAAACCGCGTGTCTCATTGTCACTAAGAGTTATATCGATTTTGTCGAACCGGTCACGGGTGAGCCTTCGCGATTTCACAACTACGAAAACCTGAATCCTGTTTTCGCCTACCGCCCTACCGGTCTCTTCGTTGAGCCTTCGACGTTCAGCGCAGTGGTCGCCACCATGACCGTCGGTTATGTACTGCTCAGCCGGGCGCAACAGCGTGAGCCGCACGCCCTGCCCGTCTTTCTAACGCTCTTCGCCATGCTGATCACTCAGTCGACAGCGGCCACGGTTCAGTGTGTCGTGCTGCTGCTCGCCGTCCTCGTGACCACCCAAAGGAAGTCGGTGCGGGTTCTAACCGTGGGCGTGTGCCTGCTTGCGTTATTGGCTTTGCCTTCAGTCATGCTGACTTATTTCGACAGCTTCGCTATGAAGATGGACGAAACATCGGCTATCCGTCTTCAGTTGCTTGACTACGTCTACAGCTTTCGCACGGGCTGGGATTGGATGCTCGGCTACGGGCCTTTCACGCTGGAAGCGCCGCTATATCACTTGGCCAATCCGAACGGGGGGATGCAGATAGCGTCGCTTAATGACGCAGGTCTGCTTCAGTACTTCGTGGTGCGCTTTGGGATGGTCGGGCTGCTGATTCCTGCCTGGATGTTCCTCAGGATTCGCAAGGACATACCGCATGTGCTATTTTTCGCGCTTATCATGAGCCTGAAGCTTTCATATTCCGAACCAGTCATCTTTCTTGGGCTGCTGCCTTTGCTGATGCGTCTTCCCACGCACGTGCCGGTCGCACGGCGAGCCGGGACGGCGCTTACCCCGCCGATGCTTCGCAAGCCGGTTGGCGAACCGGGTGGCGATGAATAGCAACTGTTTGTGCGAGCGCGCTCAACCGGTCTTCGGGCGCTCCACCAGGGTCTGTGCGCAGGTCTCTTCGTCATGCCGCCAACTGTGTTCCACCGAAAACTGGCGCTGAATACGGCTTCTTGCTGCCTGTCCCAAGGTGGCCCGCTCGCCGCGGGAGAGGCTAAGCATCGCGATCAAAGGGTCCGTGCGCGCGCATTTTCCGGCGGCACGACACATCCTGTCGCACCTTGAGTAGCTCGGCGTCTTCCAGGTCCGTGGCGACGCACGGTACTTCGCATGCCATCGCGTCGCTAACCCGTTGGTTTAGGCGAAAACAATGACTTTACGCATGTCGGCTCCTCGTTGACGCATCCGCTGCTTGCAACGGCCGAATAGCGATGGTTCAGCTTCGACCGCATGGCTGTCCTGTTCTGCTCGCTGGGGTGGCCGGCCGCGTCAGGATGTCATGTGACGGGCGGACCGCGCGGGCCCCGACCCGCTCGAACAGCTCTTCCCAATGCGTGAGCACCGCCTGCACCGAATAGCGTTCGCGGATTGAATGCGCTGCCTTGCTGCCGAGTTCGGAGCGCAACGCCGCATTGGCGATGAGTTCGCGCAAGCCTCGAACCATGGCGTCCACGTCGCCCGCCGGTATCAGAAGTCCGTCGCTTCCGTCGCGCATCAACTCTCGTGGGCCGCTGCGGCAATCAAAGGCGATTGAGGCGACGCCAAGCCCCATCGCTTCCATCAAGGCCATCGGTAAGCCTTCAAAGCGCGACGACAGCACGAAGACGTCCGCAGCCGCCATTTCAGCCCATGGCGAGGCAGTCTTGCCAGGCAGGAAGACACGGTTCTTCAAGCCGGCGCCTTCTATCTGCGCCGCCAGCTTCGCGCGCTCTGGACCGTCGCCCCAGATCCACAGGTCCCATTGGGCATACGCTTCAGCAAGTGCCGCGAAAGCAGTGATCAGAACGTCGTACTGTTTCTGCTCGTGCAGGCGGCCAACCGAAATCAGACGCTTGCGGGCATCCGCCGGCCCGCGCACGCACTGCTGTTCAAAAAGCTCGTCGGGTAACGGATTGGGCATCACGGCCAGGCGTGACATATGCGGCACCATGCGTCTGAGCGGCAGCACGACGTTTTCCGTCAGCACGGTCACCAGACTCGCATGCGGGTACACATAACGGCAAGCCATTCGCCAGAAACGGGAGCGTTTATCGGCCGACGGATCGTTGTGTTCGCATGCAATCACCGGCACGTGCATCCCGCGAGTCGCCAGGATTGCCGTGACGTTAACGTTCGTCAGAAAGGAGATGACGACATCCGGCCGGTGGCCGCGAATAAACGCACGCAACGCGACGAAACGCGCCACGTAGCCGCGCAGCCCGCGCCTGTTTTGGCCGGTGAGATCGGCGAGATAGATCAACCGGACATTATCAGCAAGCGGATAGAAGCAACTGCCGCGGCCGCTGTACGTCACCACGAGGGTAACGGTTTCCTCCCGTTTCGCCCATGCGTTGACAAGCGTAGACGCCACGCGTTCCGCACCGCCAGTGCCCATCGAACTCACCAGCAGGACGATATTCATATCTCCACTGTCCTTGGCTTGCCCGCCGCCCATCCGCCGGCATAGAAAATGGTGCGGATCAATGTCGTTGCGTGCTTCAGCGACGTGCCGAGTTGGGGGATCACGCGCTTAACTCCCCTCCGCGCGTACGGCCGCGGACAGGACGCGAGCGTCGTCGCCGAAGCGGGTACTGTCCGCGACGAAGCGCACGTACCAAGGCATGGCCACTCCGAGCCCCTGCTCAAGCGTTATCCTGCGTTCATAGCCGAGCAGCCGTTGCGCCTTGTCAACATTGGCCTGCGAATGCCGGATATCGCCTGGGCGATTCGGGCCATACACGGGCCGATGGTCGCGCAATGCAACGCCATGATCAGCGAGTGCCGCTTTCAGGTAGCCGTATAGCTGATTGAGTGTCGTGCGGTTGCCGACCGCCACGTTGTACACCTGATCGCGGCTCGCGTCGTCGGCAAGGGCGGCGAGCAGATTCGCCTGAACCGCATTGTCGACAAAACAGAAGTCGCGGCTTGTCTCGCCATCGCCGTTGATGACGACTTCGTCGCCGTTGATCAGCGCCGCCGTCCAGCGGGGAATCACGGCGGCATATGCGCCGTCCGGGTCCTGACGCTGGCCAAATACGTTGAAATAGCGCAGGCCGATCGTGCGCAAGCCATAGTTGCGTGCGAAAACCGACGCGTACAACTCATTTGCATACTTGGTCACCGCATACGGCGACAGCGGCTGACCAATGCGGTCTTCCACTTTCGGCAAGCCGGGGTGATCACCGTAAGTAGAGCTCGACGCCGCGTAGGTAAAGCTTTTGACCTGGGCGTCGCGCGCGGCCACCAGCATGTTGAGAAAGCCGCTGATATTGACTTCGTGGGTTGCGATAGGATCCTGAACCGAACGCGGCACCGAGCCGAGCGCAGCCTCGTGAAGCACATGGTCAACTTGCTTCACCGCGGCCGCGCAATCCGCGAGTTTGCGGATATCGCCTTCTATGAATCTAAAACGCTGCCATTGCGCGGCGTTGACGAGCGAGCGCACTTCGTCGAGGTTGCGCCGGTGACCGGTCGCGAAGTTGTCCAACCCGACCACGCGCTGGTCTAGCTTGAGCAGCGCCTCGAGCAGATTCGAGCCAATAAAGCCCGCGACGCCTGTCACGAGCCATGTATGCGGAGCCGCAGCGAGTTCAAGGCGAACGCGATCGTAGCGATTTGACATCAATGTCCTCCTACCTATAGAAACGCTATCAACCGCGGTCGCGGACGGTATGTGCGCGAAGACACACAACCCTTTTGGATTCGCCTGCGCGACGAATCGCGGGCCCCTGGTATCTCGGACAGCTCTAGAATTTTTCCGCCATATCGCCACGCTTATTCCCGCTTCGGGGTCAAGGTATGATGCGCTGATTGCTCACAATTATCTGCGGGCCATGCACGCGATCGTAGTCTTCACTTCTTAGCGTCGAAAGTCGAGGACTCACCCACTTCGATGAATCGATCACGATGCGTCCCTTCACGACGGCGCCTTTAAGTTCGAGTCCCGAGATATCGAGTGGCGCGAACGCTGAGGCTTCGTCCCGATGGTCCGTTATCTTGATCTGGACGTACTGCGGCTTCGGCCCGGCAAGCATCTGCAGGTACATCAGAATTCCGGTGCGACAGTTGCGGGTTGTCGGGCTTTCAATTCGAATGTCGTGAAGAATATCCAAGTTATTATTGGGCTCGATATCGAGTCCTGCGGACGGCAACGTTCCACCAATACTCTCCCAGACCGGGCGCTCGAAGACGATATTCGCACCGCTGATGATTGACACGCCCTGTCGGCGGCAACGCGAGGCCCGGTGATCGAGCACGCGGATGTCGCTTGGCCACGTGCTCTTGCTCGAATAACTGTTAGCTATATAAATGCCGTCGCCCCAGCATCCGGTCGTGGTGGGTGAAATGAGCGTGATGTTCGAGCTTCCCGCAATGGAAATCCCCATTCCATACCCGCCATTGTGGGGGTCGTTCGGCGCCGCGTTCAGTTCCCTGCTGCCGTCGAGCGTCGCGCCTTCGAGTATCACGTCCCGCACATCCCAGATGCGCATGATCTGATAGAAGGACGCGTTGTGCGGCAGAAGTTTGATCGACGCGCCCGGCGCAAAGCGCACCCGACTGCCGCTTCG
This window of the Caballeronia sp. SBC1 genome carries:
- a CDS encoding SDR family oxidoreductase; its protein translation is MSNRYDRVRLELAAAPHTWLVTGVAGFIGSNLLEALLKLDQRVVGLDNFATGHRRNLDEVRSLVNAAQWQRFRFIEGDIRKLADCAAAVKQVDHVLHEAALGSVPRSVQDPIATHEVNISGFLNMLVAARDAQVKSFTYAASSSTYGDHPGLPKVEDRIGQPLSPYAVTKYANELYASVFARNYGLRTIGLRYFNVFGQRQDPDGAYAAVIPRWTAALINGDEVVINGDGETSRDFCFVDNAVQANLLAALADDASRDQVYNVAVGNRTTLNQLYGYLKAALADHGVALRDHRPVYGPNRPGDIRHSQANVDKAQRLLGYERRITLEQGLGVAMPWYVRFVADSTRFGDDARVLSAAVRAEGS
- a CDS encoding acyltransferase family protein, whose product is MKMAYRPDIDALRAVAVLAVVIFHLERDVCPGGFVGVDVFFVISGYLITGQIYQGLAAKDFTLGGFYRRRVNRLLPALLVMLAVVFFAGLILLSAFDLTRLAKTALLSATGFSNVYLWKEYGNYFYSGSAEAPLLHTWSLAVEEQFYLIWPLVLMGLCRLPKRWLIPVLSAALLLFIALSESSVRYATSAAYFLLPSRFFEPLTGALLAVIVANLEGRRFNASLSSACGIVGLLMIAWSCLMLTEATLFPGLNALPSTVGTALVIIGGLNRNSASFRMLAIKPLVFIGVMSYSIYLWHWPIIAYLTYYGVKLGTTGSLAVLACTLVLGWASWRFIEVPFRRSGSRLPPRAFFARRYATPVLGLLAVMAVCMKFDGFPQRWDQQVLVFDGIVSTKPNEIRAGCHVSTQQYRTLPNDSCVLGARSRKVEGLLIGDSYANHFTGMIDILAAHDGIALQDYTMDGCEPIIGFSNLRQASYADKCRSRTAFDYRLIGNHHYKYVILAAHWPQDENGIVAKAMTRSVDLVLASGSKLVIVLSNQTIRDAATCPVRKLMYASDRNCAVRDLPDAPSYLRDIQKSHPEITFIDPNAVICDGKQCSPIVGNVPLYRDDGHLNDVGSRLIGTLLLQRGVSLLHPGATGHATKAANGAT
- a CDS encoding right-handed parallel beta-helix repeat-containing protein gives rise to the protein MDKAFGVKGDGRSNDRSSLQAAIDQSLGQTLMITGDCRIDAVGLALRSGSRVRFAPGASIKLLPHNASFYQIMRIWDVRDVILEGATLDGSRELNAAPNDPHNGGYGMGISIAGSSNITLISPTTTGCWGDGIYIANSYSSKSTWPSDIRVLDHRASRCRRQGVSIISGANIVFERPVWESIGGTLPSAGLDIEPNNNLDILHDIRIESPTTRNCRTGILMYLQMLAGPKPQYVQIKITDHRDEASAFAPLDISGLELKGAVVKGRIVIDSSKWVSPRLSTLRSEDYDRVHGPQIIVSNQRIIP
- a CDS encoding glycosyltransferase family 4 protein produces the protein MNIVLLVSSMGTGGAERVASTLVNAWAKREETVTLVVTYSGRGSCFYPLADNVRLIYLADLTGQNRRGLRGYVARFVALRAFIRGHRPDVVISFLTNVNVTAILATRGMHVPVIACEHNDPSADKRSRFWRMACRYVYPHASLVTVLTENVVLPLRRMVPHMSRLAVMPNPLPDELFEQQCVRGPADARKRLISVGRLHEQKQYDVLITAFAALAEAYAQWDLWIWGDGPERAKLAAQIEGAGLKNRVFLPGKTASPWAEMAAADVFVLSSRFEGLPMALMEAMGLGVASIAFDCRSGPRELMRDGSDGLLIPAGDVDAMVRGLRELIANAALRSELGSKAAHSIRERYSVQAVLTHWEELFERVGARAVRPSHDILTRPATPASRTGQPCGRS